The genomic window CTTTATTGTTGGGCCGGGGAGCCTGGGACCAGTAGCAAGCGTAGCCAGTCCCCAGAAAGGAATATTTTGATTATTTAATGTTACAGTGCCTCTCTTCACCCATAAACTGAAAAAAAGTGTAGCCATACTTTCACTCCTTCCCTACAGGCTGACTTAATACCCCGACATCTGGACTCAGAAAACCGGTCGGGTATATGGAAATCATAGTCATCATTCCTCCCGGAAAGGCGCCCCAATTTGTAATCTTAGGCTCTGAGTGAGAGTGGAGCATGAAATGATACTCTCCTACTTCGTTAAAAGATACTACACCTTCCGGTATCTCACCCTTTTCTCCCAAATACGGACTTCCACTCCACATAGTCCAGCCCGCCTCTCCTATGCCTAGATTTCTTCGATTTGGGATTATAGTTGGTATTGGATTATCCAGAGTATACCCTAACCCAGTCCACTGAAATATCTGATCATAAGTTTGCCCCGGACCTACTAAAACGGTAAAACGTTTAAAGGACCTATCCCTGGCTCCATTTTTCAACAGCCTTCCATCCATAGCTATTATTCTGGTATGATTGCCATGAGGGTGTAATGGATGACTGTCAATCCCCGCACCAATATACCTTATCAAAACCTTTTCTGTTGGCTCTGCCATCACCATAGCCCCATAAGGTTGACTGGGCAAATAGGGTGCATTATCAGGCAGCATTGTATCGGGAGCACATCGTCCGTTCATAGTCCAGTAACGAGGATGGTGTTTACTAATCATATACGGTTTTCCTTCAATAACTGCTTGATGAAGACTGGGGTCAATTTCTGAAAATATTATCAGATATTCCCTGTCAAATTCCGTATCAGTACCGCTGCCATAGGCGGTCCTGCTGGTATTTTCATCGTAATCTTCCGGCCTTACCACAATCCCTCCATACAATCCTAATAATACTTGCTTGTGAGGATTGGTTCCACTTTCGTAAATATAGGTTCCGGGACGGGTTGGTGTAAAAGTATAAGAAACGGTCCCCCCATTGGAGGAAGCATAATTCACAAAGGAAATTAAATTTCCACCACTGTATTGAGGTTTAACAAATTGAGAACCCACTTTAACTCCTGTCTGGCCCGGCAGGAAAACAGATACAGGTTCAGGCAGGTTGTTTGTTAAATTTATAGTAACGGCTTCACCTTGTTTAACTATTATAGGAGGACCCGGCAACTGAGCCGGTTCAGCTGCTCCTTTGGAGTAACCCCAAAAGTATATGCTTTGGCCATCCGGAGTGCTCATATAGCCTTGCTTTGCCCATAAATTTATTACCGCCATTCTTCTCCCCCCTTTATACTTCTAAAACATTTATTTCTGTCATCATTCCGCCTGATGGAATCCCATTGTTAGTGTTCCTTTGCAGACTTCTATTATATAAAATGTATTTGCCTGCATCCGGCAGTGTTATTATTGCATCTACAGTTTGGCCTGGAGCCACATATACTGCATTCCTCCATTGACTTAAGTCTTCTCCATTTAATCCTTTTAGCTGCTTTGCATCCAATCCTATTACTTTAAAAGGAATGCCTGTTATCTGAATGGAATGATTTTCAAAACCTAAATTCACAAACCTCAGCAATACTTTTTCATCGGTGAATCCTTCTATATAGGCAGAGTAAGGTTGCGAAGGAAATGAAGGATCATTTGGCGGTTTTACTGTGTCCGGATAGGCTCTGCCATTTATCATCCAGTACTGAGGACAATAATCAGTCCAATCAAAAACTTGAACATTGGCTACTAAGTGGTGAGGTCGTGCATCCATTTCTGTTACAAATATAATAGCTTCCCTGTCGTATTCAGTAGAAATATCATTATATGCAAACTTTCTTCCCGTATAGTCTGGATCCTTTTCTATCAAAGGTCTAACTATCAAGGGGCCTACCATTCCCATTTGTATATGCTCTACCGGTTCAAAATGGCAGTGGTACATATAAGTGCCCGGGTCTAATGGTTCGTAATAGTACTCAAAATTTCTTCCTACCGGCACCGAGATAGAAGCTTCAGGTACTCCATCCCATAATGATATTTGGTTGGGAAACCCGTGCCAGTGGATTGTGTGAGTATCATCCAAATCCGGTCTTTGAGGAAAACCCAAATTTGTTAAAGTTAGATAAATTTCATCACCTTCGTATACTTCTAACAATGGTGCAAGTAAAGTTGCTTTTCCTCTATAGCTAAACACTTCATTTTCAGGCACATCGGTTATGTCACAGAAACCAAATATATAATGAACAGTGCCATCGGGCATGTTTATCCACCCGTCAGTGGCACCATATCTTTTCTTTATAACAGCCACTTGATACACCCCTTTCCTAGGCCATATACTCATCGGCACCAATGTCATAGCCTGCGCCCTGCGGTCTTGGATTGTCATCAAAATCAGTGTTTGGTGCAAAATAAGTAGTCGTGCCATCAGTTATAGAACTTACCCCCTGGTCAATGGCAGGAGAACCACCAGTTATGTGATAATTTCCCAAAATCTCCGGAACTACAGTTACAATTTTTACCGATATAAAATCCGGTTCCATGTTGAAGGCTACAGCTGAAAGTTTAATATTGTATTCTTCTACAAACAGCGGATCCGATACAATATTGTTGCTTCCACCGCCATAAAGATTTGTCAGAATGCAATATACTGGATTAAAGGTCTGGTTGGTTCCATATACTTCCAAATCTATAACCGTTACCGGCTCACCATAATTTCCAATTCCCCAAATTCCCCCGGTTCCACCGTTCAAAGTCTGATCATAGATTCCGGCTCTGTTATCCCAAAAAATATTGTTGAATAATATAGGATTGCTAAAATTATCAGACCCTGGTGGGAGTACGGCCTGGAATGCTGCACTATTGAGTTCACTGACAAGGCCTGCTCCGTGGGCCAGCCTATCACTATCTTCGGCTGTAGCTGTAGTAATGTTTTTAGCTATAGTATTGTTTACAATGACAACATTTGAAGCATCATCCAGGGCTATTCCTCCGCCTAAATCTGTAGAAACATTATTTACTATCATGTTGTTATATATGTTAATTCTATAGTCAAGAGGCTGTAATAATCTTAATCCTCCCCCGTCATCATTGGCCACATTACCTCTTATCAGGTTGTTATATATATCAACTTCTCCGGAACCTCTGGTCAATACAGCCGGTGGTACAGGCTGCTCTCCGCCTATGAATATTCCTGCCCCTTCATCAAAGGAATTGTTAAATTGAACTATATTATGATGGATCTTTCCCCTCCTGCTCAGGCCAAAATGTGAAATACCTCCACCGTATTCAGCAGAATAGTTTCCACATATAAAGTTGTATTCAATGGAATAATCATCGGCCCCATTAAATATTCCTATACCGCCTGCCAAACTAATGCCGCCGTTATTTAGAATTTGATTATGGCTTATGGTTATATTGGAATTGTAATTATTACCTGCATAGGCCTTTCCAATAGTAATTCCTCCGCCAAATCCTCCACCATTGCTCTGTATTACATTGTTGCTTATAACAAGATAGTTACAGTGGGCATTGATATAGATTCCTCCTCCGTCTTCTCCCCTTGCTCCCGTTATCTTAAACCCGTCAATTTGAGGTCTAAAGCCGGATGAAAACCGGTTTTCCTTAGCTACAACCGTAATTACTTGCCCTCTGCTTATCTCCTTGACCTGACCCGGATCCACCAGCTCCGGTCCGTCAAAATCAATACTATCAAGCTTTGCCAGCCATTGATCTAGATAAGATAAGAAGAACCTGCCATCTATAACGGAACCGATTACCGGATTATTGTTCGGGTCTAATCCTCCCGGCCCCAGGCCCTGAAGCTTCACATTCTTGTACAGGATCGGACTTTCATAAAATGTCCCTTCATGTACAACTATGATGGTTCCGTCTGGTGCATTATCTATAGCATCTTGAATCGTGGTATAATCCCCGGTTCCATCTTTTTTTACATGAAGGATATCTGGCCAATAAATATTGTTCTTGCGAACATGGAAGGTGATGCCATTTATACTCCTGTTACCCAGGGCATTGGTTACTATCAATTGGGCAGGTCCTGTGGTTGTGAAGCCTGGAGGAATTTTTGCCTCAATACTTGTAGGGGTCCAGTCAATAATATCAATTTCCACACCATCTAAAGTCACCTTCCCGGAGCTGCCAAATCCTCTCCCGTAAATAGTAAAGGTTCTATCCATGTCATTTAAACTATCTGCATCTGCTTCAACTCTGCTTAGCTTAAATACCTGCGGAACATCATCTTTCAGGTTGCATTGAGGTGGTTGTGCAAATTGGGCTCCACCTACTTCTCCAGTAAACGCTGTGATTGGGAATAATGCTACATCTGCATAAGTGGTTTTTCCCGGCCATACATCAAACACCAATATCAGTGATTGGTAATTTGGATTATATAATGGGTTGGGACGGTCCGGGTCTCCAGGATCATTTCCAACCACTAAATACATCCCCGGAACAACTCCCGACGGTATGGGAACATTCCGTGTATAAGTTGACGGCAGCAAAACTTCGAAAA from Biomaibacter acetigenes includes these protein-coding regions:
- a CDS encoding multicopper oxidase domain-containing protein — translated: MAVINLWAKQGYMSTPDGQSIYFWGYSKGAAEPAQLPGPPIIVKQGEAVTINLTNNLPEPVSVFLPGQTGVKVGSQFVKPQYSGGNLISFVNYASSNGGTVSYTFTPTRPGTYIYESGTNPHKQVLLGLYGGIVVRPEDYDENTSRTAYGSGTDTEFDREYLIIFSEIDPSLHQAVIEGKPYMISKHHPRYWTMNGRCAPDTMLPDNAPYLPSQPYGAMVMAEPTEKVLIRYIGAGIDSHPLHPHGNHTRIIAMDGRLLKNGARDRSFKRFTVLVGPGQTYDQIFQWTGLGYTLDNPIPTIIPNRRNLGIGEAGWTMWSGSPYLGEKGEIPEGVVSFNEVGEYHFMLHSHSEPKITNWGAFPGGMMTMISIYPTGFLSPDVGVLSQPVGKE
- a CDS encoding multicopper oxidase domain-containing protein; this translates as MAVIKKRYGATDGWINMPDGTVHYIFGFCDITDVPENEVFSYRGKATLLAPLLEVYEGDEIYLTLTNLGFPQRPDLDDTHTIHWHGFPNQISLWDGVPEASISVPVGRNFEYYYEPLDPGTYMYHCHFEPVEHIQMGMVGPLIVRPLIEKDPDYTGRKFAYNDISTEYDREAIIFVTEMDARPHHLVANVQVFDWTDYCPQYWMINGRAYPDTVKPPNDPSFPSQPYSAYIEGFTDEKVLLRFVNLGFENHSIQITGIPFKVIGLDAKQLKGLNGEDLSQWRNAVYVAPGQTVDAIITLPDAGKYILYNRSLQRNTNNGIPSGGMMTEINVLEV